From Streptomyces asiaticus, one genomic window encodes:
- a CDS encoding AraC family transcriptional regulator yields MRSTTAALHDSRVLSAIPHIVTALRDASPGVDVDVIARQVHTAPHYFRKIFRDTTGESVQRYVRRYRLEIAVYRLVFTDWPVYEVAARCGYSAHAPFTRAVREAFGSTPAELRRREPTGPWLESGPGCSELMEVDSPGRLVAFLRHFGTHASLAGRWQQLRDWLEVHGYEPDEQQPLEITHDDPEFYRDGSIRFDVGTAVPEAFVPSDGIGLQVIPAQRRLRITHCGPVHLIPYTFMHLAVSAVMLGLYDGTHPPVPYLVEYERMPWFLPEARTTAWVSLPLRPVPPGSGPTG; encoded by the coding sequence ATGCGTTCCACCACCGCGGCACTTCATGACAGCCGGGTCCTTTCAGCCATACCGCATATCGTCACCGCGCTGCGCGACGCCTCTCCCGGTGTAGACGTCGACGTCATCGCACGTCAGGTGCACACGGCGCCGCACTACTTCCGCAAGATCTTCCGGGACACCACCGGGGAATCGGTCCAGCGATATGTGCGCCGGTACCGTCTTGAGATCGCTGTCTACCGGCTGGTGTTCACCGACTGGCCGGTGTACGAGGTGGCGGCGCGCTGCGGGTATTCGGCGCACGCCCCCTTCACGCGGGCCGTCCGGGAGGCGTTCGGCAGTACGCCCGCCGAGTTGCGGCGGCGCGAGCCGACCGGGCCGTGGCTGGAGTCCGGGCCCGGTTGCTCGGAGCTGATGGAGGTGGACAGCCCGGGCCGGCTGGTGGCGTTTCTGCGGCACTTCGGCACGCACGCGTCGTTGGCGGGCAGGTGGCAACAGCTGCGCGACTGGCTGGAGGTGCACGGCTACGAGCCGGACGAACAGCAGCCGCTGGAGATCACCCATGACGACCCGGAGTTCTACCGGGACGGTTCCATCCGCTTCGATGTCGGAACGGCCGTGCCCGAGGCGTTCGTGCCCTCGGACGGCATCGGGCTCCAGGTCATCCCCGCGCAACGGCGGCTGCGGATCACGCATTGCGGGCCGGTGCACCTGATTCCGTACACCTTCATGCACCTTGCCGTGAGTGCGGTGATGCTGGGGCTGTACGACGGGACCCACCCGCCGGTCCCGTATCTGGTGGAGTACGAGCGGATGCCGTGGTTCCTGCCCGAGGCCAGGACCACGGCATGGGTGAGCCTTCCCCTTCGGCCGGTGCCGCCGGGGTCAGGTCCGACGGGCTGA
- a CDS encoding FAD-dependent oxidoreductase — MAKETFKVVVIGAGLAGLTLAQALRTRGVDVEVHERDTAPTDRSQGYRIHINPTGTRALRACLSDELFELFLDTSGSGGQGLRFTDHLLRPLLSLDGPHSADPLLNHQSVCRVTLRHLLLRGLDDVVHFGRHYERYEELRNGSVVAHFADGSTARGDVLVGADGCRSRVRTQRLPQARVMETGAIGVAGKLPLDEELRSWIHAPLLASAHIVMGPHGARMFAATHEYRNRPSKALDLGTAGTGGLLFDTDTDYLMWAVTASPERFALPADTSLSTPRQLGQAVLRLVDGWHPVIRRAVADADPETLTGLPVRSAVAVPDWAPSRVTLIGDAAHCATPLGGMGGNMALRDAELLYVALVEAARGIRPVAEGIGRYETAMRAYAADAVLKSRKNLDRSLTENRMSRAVTRATFRMIDRIPSVKRRMAAEAGG, encoded by the coding sequence ATGGCGAAAGAGACGTTCAAGGTGGTGGTCATCGGTGCGGGCCTGGCCGGGCTGACCCTCGCACAGGCCCTGCGCACCCGGGGCGTGGACGTGGAGGTCCACGAACGCGACACCGCACCTACCGACCGGTCCCAGGGGTACCGCATCCACATCAATCCGACCGGAACCAGGGCGCTGCGCGCCTGCCTGAGCGACGAGTTGTTCGAGCTGTTCCTGGACACCAGTGGCAGCGGTGGCCAAGGCCTGCGCTTCACCGACCACCTGCTGCGCCCACTGCTCAGCCTCGACGGACCGCACAGTGCGGACCCGCTGCTCAACCACCAGTCGGTGTGCCGGGTCACCCTGCGCCACCTGCTGCTGCGCGGTCTGGACGACGTGGTGCACTTCGGCCGGCACTACGAGCGGTACGAGGAACTCCGCAACGGGTCCGTCGTCGCCCACTTCGCCGACGGCTCCACGGCCCGCGGCGACGTCCTCGTCGGCGCGGACGGCTGCCGCTCGCGGGTGCGCACCCAGCGCCTGCCGCAGGCGCGGGTCATGGAGACCGGGGCCATCGGCGTGGCCGGAAAGCTCCCCCTCGACGAGGAGCTGCGCAGCTGGATCCACGCGCCGCTGCTGGCCTCGGCCCACATCGTCATGGGCCCGCACGGCGCCCGCATGTTCGCCGCCACCCACGAGTACCGCAACCGGCCCAGCAAGGCCCTGGACCTGGGAACGGCCGGTACCGGCGGGCTGCTCTTCGACACGGACACCGACTACCTGATGTGGGCCGTCACGGCCAGTCCCGAGCGCTTCGCCCTGCCCGCCGACACCTCGCTGAGCACCCCGCGCCAGCTCGGTCAGGCGGTGCTGCGCCTGGTCGACGGCTGGCACCCGGTGATCCGGCGCGCCGTCGCCGACGCCGATCCGGAGACGCTCACCGGGCTCCCCGTCCGCAGCGCCGTGGCCGTGCCCGACTGGGCCCCCTCCCGGGTGACCCTGATCGGAGACGCCGCCCACTGCGCGACCCCCCTCGGTGGAATGGGGGGCAACATGGCGTTGCGCGACGCCGAGCTGCTGTACGTCGCGCTCGTGGAGGCGGCCCGCGGAATCCGCCCCGTGGCTGAGGGCATCGGCAGGTACGAGACGGCGATGCGCGCCTACGCCGCGGATGCCGTGCTGAAGTCCAGGAAGAACCTGGACCGTTCCCTCACCGAGAACCGGATGAGCCGGGCCGTGACCCGGGCAACCTTCCGGATGATCGACCGCATCCCGTCGGTGAAGCGGCGCATGGCCGCCGAGGCCGGTGGCTGA
- a CDS encoding DNA alkylation repair protein, with amino-acid sequence MTTSSLERLRSELRQLAEPQVRAQQERVLSPADDDELLGVRVPVLRKLARGYRELTLDEVDALLRSRVHDERFAGLLVLAEQVRITRGAERTSLVDFYLARTDCVDNWDLVDGSAPVVLGPWLLDESLEVLDRLAGSASLWERRIAVLATLALIRADRYEPTFTLVLALRRDPEPLIHKALGWMLREIGRRDERAMVGFLDRHAPELPRITVRYATERLEPDERARFVRRR; translated from the coding sequence ATGACGACTTCCTCACTCGAACGGTTGAGGTCCGAGCTTCGGCAGCTGGCCGAACCGCAGGTGCGTGCCCAGCAGGAGCGGGTGCTCAGCCCCGCGGACGACGACGAGCTGCTGGGTGTGCGGGTTCCGGTCCTGCGCAAACTCGCGCGGGGATACCGCGAGTTGACGCTTGACGAGGTGGACGCGCTGCTGCGCAGCCGGGTGCACGACGAACGGTTCGCGGGGCTGCTGGTGCTGGCCGAGCAGGTGCGAATCACCCGGGGCGCGGAGCGTACGTCGCTGGTGGACTTCTATCTGGCGCGCACCGACTGCGTGGACAACTGGGATCTGGTGGACGGATCCGCACCGGTCGTGCTGGGGCCGTGGCTCCTGGACGAGTCGCTGGAGGTCCTGGACCGGCTGGCGGGGTCGGCTTCCCTGTGGGAGCGGCGGATCGCCGTGCTGGCCACGCTGGCGCTGATCCGTGCCGACCGTTACGAGCCGACGTTCACCTTGGTGCTCGCGCTCCGCCGGGATCCGGAGCCGCTCATTCACAAGGCGCTGGGATGGATGCTCCGGGAGATCGGCCGCCGTGACGAGCGGGCGATGGTGGGCTTCCTCGACCGGCACGCCCCCGAGTTGCCGCGGATCACCGTGCGCTACGCGACCGAGCGCCTGGAGCCCGATGAGCGGGCACGGTTCGTGCGTCGCCGCTAG